DNA from Gammaproteobacteria bacterium:
CCAGTCTGCTCTGCGCACCGTAACTGCTGCGTTGCTGGATACTGGTCAAGAGAAGGGGACGGTACAGTTGTTCTCTGCTACCCGTGGCCAAGGGCTAGAAGAGGTGTGCGCACGTCTGGACAGTTGGCTCGGGTGGTGAGATTGCGGAAAAACTATTTTCTTTCTGCGTGTTTGCGGATATCGCGCTATCTACCCTGTCTTTCGGAAGGGGAGGGGGAGGGCGTTGGGATAGAGGGCCAAAACCTCTAGGCAGCGGTGGCGGTGTTCATCGCCGTGGTCTGGCAAAGTCTCACTGTTGGGTAGGTGCAATCCGTAACGTAATCCACACACGTCGGCCTCTAAGACCCAACGACAGAGCTGACTTAAGCGATCTTCACTACTCATGCCGGTGAGGATATCCCAATCAAGCCGCAACTCTTGGTGGGTTTTTCCCGCAAAGATTGTGGTGTGTAGTCCCCGCTCCCGGGCGAAGGCACGCCAATGGAAGCGACGCAGTGGATCACCGGGTTGGTAGCTGCGGAATCCTGCAAAATCGTCGACGCCACGACCTGCCTGGATCTGTCCCTCGGTCGTAGAGTCTTCCCGCGCAGGAGGCTGTACCCAGGAGGGCGACGCGGGGGTGGGATAGACCAGGCAAGTGACATCGAAGTGGACTACTCCCCAGGCACGGAATAATCCCAAGGGATAAAAGGTGGAAATGTGGATACGTCCGAGGGGAAGACGCCCACGTTGCGGGGCGAATCGGTGGAGGGTGACACAGCAATCGCCACTCCGGTCGGCAGGAAGGTCGGTCGTTACGAGTGGACCCTCGCTGGCGTAAAGGTTGATCGCGGGTCGTAGTCGTCCAGCCGTTTCGCTGAGACAGATCTGAAAGGCCGCCTCCTGGCCGGCGAATATTGGCTCTACTCGTCCTGGTTGTACGGTAATTCCCACTAGGTTCCGATAGGTATGAACCATAGTCACCAATCCCAGCCCGGTAAGTACAAAGGTGAGGGCCAGCCCCATGGCGTTGGCATAGTTGAGGGAGCCCACTAGCATGGTGATCACCAGCGCGGCATAGAGCAGGCCGTCTCGGCTCGGTAGGATGTAGACGGTGTGCCTGGTGAGAACGGTTGGACCTAGCCCGCTACCTTCCTTACCCTGAAACAGTTTTGCCTCCCTGAGTCGAGAACGAAGAGAGCGCCGCATCAATGGTATGCTACCGGAACGGGACACCCGCATAGATCGGCATGAAGCCCGCGTAGGATGCGGTGAGCAAAACGGATCGCATCAATCGTGATCGATTCTGCAAAACAGCCAGTTTCGCCGCTGCCCCATGCCACGCCGCCAATTTCTCTGAATAACGCGCCACCATTACGGGAGTTTTCCAACCTCGGTCTGTATGGCCTCGCTGATTTCGAAACTTGCGGTAACCATATCTTGGGCCGCGCCGATACGACGGGAATGATAAAATAACCCAAGTTGCTACCTAGCGCGCTTTTCTCCCCTCTCCCGGGGGGAGAGGGGCTTTTTTGTTTATCGCCGCAAAGGTAGCAACTTGGGTTAAAATAAAAGGACACCCACTTAGTCCTCTGACTTATTTTCTCGGAACAAAGTGGGTGTTCTTTTGAAATATTCTCACTCTGATGAGTTACGAGTTTTTCGTTGGGCATTTGTTTACAATGCCTCAGCCCGAGCATGGGCCACCGTGCAGAAATAGGGAGCCTCACCGTCTAATTGGCCCGTCTCCAGATGGGCATGGGCCGGACACCACAGGCACAGATTGACGATAGGGCATTGGCGGCAGCTATTAAGAAATGCAGGTTTGTGTGAACGCTGGTTACGCACTTGTGGTACCAATTTGTTCCAAGCCTCGGCTAGTGTGCCCTGGCGCAGATCGTAAGTGGTACCTTCAGCCCACAACGATGAGCATAAACGGAATCGACCATCGTAGCTGACATTGAAACTACTCATCCCCGCACCACAATGGAATAAATGATCGTCACCCCGGCGAGCAAATTCTGGGTTGATCAACGTATCTCGTTTATACTCCAGCGACTCTACCCGCTCCGGGTCTGACTGTTCCAGGGCAACCACTTCTTCCGGAGAAAGTCGCTGGGCGAGGATTTCTCGGTTGCGTTGTGGGTCGCCGTCGAAACGCAAATGCAACGCCGGGTCAAAACGATAATAATCTTTCGTACGTTCTCGGCAGAAACGAGCAATTTCTCCCATTTCGTGCAGATTGGCACGCAGGGCCATGGCCTTCAAACGGATCTGCACCCCGCCCGCCAATAGACGATCCAATCCATTGACAAAAGCCGCGTAGCTGCCAGGTGCGCGAGTTACCGCCTCGTAGGTCGCTTGGGTGGCGCCATAAACAGTGACTTCGATATCACGTGGCGGATATTTCTTGAACAAGGCGACGTGTTCATCGGTCACCAGGCAGGCATTGGTAAACACTGTGACCAGCAACCCCTTGCGCTTGAGGGCCAAATAGATCTCGGAGAAATCCGGACGCAGCAGTGGTTCGCCCCCAGTGATTAGACACCACATTGCCCCCAGTTTGACCGCTTGGTCGGCAATCCTTCCGATTTCCGCTGGTGTGAGTTCATTCGCCCGCGCACTTTGATCACCACCCGGTAGGTTGATATAGCAATGACGGCAATTGCTATTGCAGCGGTTAGTGATTTCTAAATCGAACGAGACAGGGACCCGCTTTTCCCTCATTTTGTCCCACAAGGGGAGTTGTTGGATTTCAAGGGCGATGGGCATATTCAGGTCAGAGGTAAGATTGAAAGGGAGCGGGTAGCAATGGAAATTAATAGCGTTTTAACCGTTGCCGTAGATGCCAAGCAAGGAGTATCAACCGTCTCAACAGATGCACGCGCTGAAGTCCAACGATAAGCAATGCTCCAGGACCCAGCCCAAGGCGTATCGAACGACCATTCCGTTCCACACGAATTACATACCCGAGGATATTTTCGGATGGAATGATGCCATCGGCCTCGGGATTATTGTCGCCGCGAATCAGCCAGCGGTCGCCCTGTCGAGCAATCAGGCGGTGAATCGCCAACCTCCCGGCATCCGGTTGGACAAAGGCAACCACACTCCCCAGGCGTAGCGGTTTCCCGGTAAGCGGTGCGATGGTGAGTACATCCTGGTCGCGGATAAATGGAGCCATGCTCCAACCCCGCACGCAGGTACGAAAGGAGTGGCCGCGTTCCACCACACCGCGCAATAACTCTAATTGGCCAAGATTCGAGAGCGATAATTCGCCGCCGAGGCGATAGTACGCAGAAGAATCATTCATAACCGTGATTATATCCACTTAGGATTACCAGGTATAACCAGTAATATTAATTAAATCGCCAGTTACCGCTTTGAACTGAGCAATATGGTCGTCCAAAAAGTAATTTTTCCAATCCCCGATGATGCCTTTACGATGATGTGCCATGACATCTTCTTCACCTTGACGTCGACCTCCCGTCAACTTCTTGAATGTATGTGCCGCCAACAGCTCGGTTAGCACTTTATCAGGTAGAATCAGATCGCATGAGGCAAAGAGGGATTGAAATACCCCCAATTGGTTCGCTCCAATTAAATCCTCAAAGCGTATTAAACGCACATGTGGGTCATCGCGCATAGGTAATTCCATCCACGAACGTAAGGCTGCGAATACCCCAATCTTTTCTAATACCTCAATCGTTGCACTCAACCCCTCGACTGGGGATTCCAAGCGATGATAAAGAGGACCTCGTGGACCGTTATCACGGCAGCTCCGACTAAAAAAATAATATGAAACAACAATATCCCTGGGGTCACGTAACACAAAAAAAGTTGTGTAAGGTTCTACTTTTGGAATTCGCTCATATTGATCATGACTGGCATAGATGGTAACGATTCGACGTGGTTGAAAGGGTGAGGAAAAAGGAAACCGTGCATCATTCGACCAAAAGTCATCGGGGCCACAGATACGTTGGTAATAAAATTCATAACGCAGACCGCTATAGCGTGCCACCCGCCAGTCAGAAAATATACGCCGCAGCCACTGGCTACCCGTTCGGTAGACAGTGCAATGATAGATGTGCGTGAAACGTGTCTTGCGTTTGACAAAAAACGGACTGACCAAAAAAGATCTTTTTACCGGGCCAAGTACGCCGGATCGAACGGGGGAAAATAATCTTCTCATGTGGCTTTACAAATTTGCAATATGCCGCGATTGGTTAGCTCGCTCACAAAACCAAGCACATCCGT
Protein-coding regions in this window:
- a CDS encoding Radical_SAM domain-containing protein — its product is MPIALEIQQLPLWDKMREKRVPVSFDLEITNRCNSNCRHCYINLPGGDQSARANELTPAEIGRIADQAVKLGAMWCLITGGEPLLRPDFSEIYLALKRKGLLVTVFTNACLVTDEHVALFKKYPPRDIEVTVYGATQATYEAVTRAPGSYAAFVNGLDRLLAGGVQIRLKAMALRANLHEMGEIARFCRERTKDYYRFDPALHLRFDGDPQRNREILAQRLSPEEVVALEQSDPERVESLEYKRDTLINPEFARRGDDHLFHCGAGMSSFNVSYDGRFRLCSSLWAEGTTYDLRQGTLAEAWNKLVPQVRNQRSHKPAFLNSCRQCPIVNLCLWCPAHAHLETGQLDGEAPYFCTVAHARAEAL
- a CDS encoding hypothetical protein (Evidence 5 : Unknown function), producing the protein MNDSSAYYRLGGELSLSNLGQLELLRGVVERGHSFRTCVRGWSMAPFIRDQDVLTIAPLTGKPLRLGSVVAFVQPDAGRLAIHRLIARQGDRWLIRGDNNPEADGIIPSENILGYVIRVERNGRSIRLGLGPGALLIVGLQRVHLLRRLILLAWHLRQRLKRY
- a CDS encoding Sulfotransferase → MRRLFSPVRSGVLGPVKRSFLVSPFFVKRKTRFTHIYHCTVYRTGSQWLRRIFSDWRVARYSGLRYEFYYQRICGPDDFWSNDARFPFSSPFQPRRIVTIYASHDQYERIPKVEPYTTFFVLRDPRDIVVSYYFFSRSCRDNGPRGPLYHRLESPVEGLSATIEVLEKIGVFAALRSWMELPMRDDPHVRLIRFEDLIGANQLGVFQSLFASCDLILPDKVLTELLAAHTFKKLTGGRRQGEEDVMAHHRKGIIGDWKNYFLDDHIAQFKAVTGDLINITGYTW
- a CDS encoding DUF58 domain-containing protein, which translates into the protein MRRSLRSRLREAKLFQGKEGSGLGPTVLTRHTVYILPSRDGLLYAALVITMLVGSLNYANAMGLALTFVLTGLGLVTMVHTYRNLVGITVQPGRVEPIFAGQEAAFQICLSETAGRLRPAINLYASEGPLVTTDLPADRSGDCCVTLHRFAPQRGRLPLGRIHISTFYPLGLFRAWGVVHFDVTCLVYPTPASPSWVQPPAREDSTTEGQIQAGRGVDDFAGFRSYQPGDPLRRFHWRAFARERGLHTTIFAGKTHQELRLDWDILTGMSSEDRLSQLCRWVLEADVCGLRYGLHLPNSETLPDHGDEHRHRCLEVLALYPNALPLPFRKTG